The following proteins come from a genomic window of Sinorhizobium fredii NGR234:
- a CDS encoding type II toxin-antitoxin system VapC family toxin, giving the protein MTLVDTNVLLDVVTDDPHWADWSIAALEAASLEGPLLINDTVYAELAVRYERIEQLDAFLSEAGLELAPTPRAALFLAGKVFTQYRRSGARTGVLPDFFIGAHAAVGRLPLLTRDTSRYRTYFPSLTLIAPNAD; this is encoded by the coding sequence ATGACGCTGGTAGACACCAATGTGCTGCTGGACGTCGTGACCGACGATCCGCACTGGGCCGACTGGTCGATCGCCGCGCTCGAGGCGGCGAGCCTCGAAGGGCCGCTGTTGATCAACGACACGGTCTATGCGGAACTCGCGGTGCGGTATGAACGCATCGAGCAACTCGACGCGTTCCTGAGCGAGGCGGGACTGGAGCTCGCCCCGACGCCGCGTGCCGCGCTCTTCCTCGCCGGTAAGGTCTTCACGCAGTATCGCCGTTCAGGTGCCAGGACCGGCGTCCTGCCGGATTTCTTCATCGGGGCCCACGCTGCAGTCGGCCGACTCCCTTTGCTGACCCGGGATACAAGCCGCTACCGGACCTATTTCCCATCGCTCACGTTGATCGCGCCGAATGCCGATTAG
- a CDS encoding S-(hydroxymethyl)glutathione dehydrogenase/class III alcohol dehydrogenase, whose translation MKSRAAVAFEPGKPLEIVEIDVAPPQKGEVLVKISHTGVCHTDAFTLSGADPEGIFPVVLGHEGAGVVVEVGEGVTSVSPGDHVIPLYTAECRECLFCTSGKTNLCVAVRATQGKGLMPDGTTRLSYRGQPIYHYMGCSTFSEYTVVAEVSLAKINPEANHEHVCLLGCGVTTGIGAVHNTAKVQPGDSVAVFGLGGIGLAVIQGARQAKAGRIIAIDTNPSKFELARSFGATDCINPKEHDKPIQHVVIEMTGWGVDHSFECIGNVNVMRAALECAHRGWGQSVVIGVAGAGQEISTRPFQLVTGRTWKGTAFGGVKGRSQLPDMVEDAMRGDIELAPFVTHTMGIEEINHAFDLMHEGKSIRTVVHY comes from the coding sequence ATGAAATCACGTGCAGCCGTCGCGTTCGAGCCGGGCAAGCCGCTCGAGATCGTCGAAATCGATGTCGCCCCGCCGCAGAAGGGCGAGGTTCTTGTCAAAATCTCCCATACCGGCGTCTGTCATACCGATGCCTTCACCTTGTCCGGCGCCGATCCGGAAGGCATCTTTCCGGTGGTGCTTGGACATGAGGGAGCGGGCGTGGTCGTCGAGGTCGGCGAAGGTGTGACGAGTGTGAGCCCTGGCGATCACGTCATTCCGCTTTATACCGCCGAATGCCGGGAGTGTCTGTTCTGCACGTCCGGCAAGACCAATCTGTGCGTCGCCGTGCGGGCCACCCAGGGCAAGGGCCTGATGCCGGATGGCACGACGCGCCTCTCCTACAGGGGACAGCCGATCTATCACTACATGGGGTGCTCGACTTTCAGCGAATACACCGTCGTCGCAGAAGTTTCGCTGGCGAAGATCAATCCCGAAGCCAACCATGAGCATGTCTGCCTTCTGGGGTGTGGCGTGACGACCGGCATCGGCGCGGTTCACAATACGGCAAAGGTCCAGCCTGGGGATTCGGTCGCAGTGTTCGGCCTCGGCGGTATCGGCCTTGCCGTGATTCAGGGTGCGCGCCAGGCAAAGGCGGGCCGTATCATCGCGATCGACACCAATCCGTCGAAATTCGAGCTTGCCCGGTCCTTCGGCGCAACCGACTGCATCAATCCCAAGGAGCATGACAAGCCGATCCAGCACGTCGTCATCGAGATGACCGGCTGGGGTGTCGACCATTCCTTCGAGTGCATCGGCAACGTCAACGTGATGCGTGCAGCACTTGAATGCGCACACCGCGGCTGGGGCCAGTCCGTGGTGATCGGCGTGGCCGGCGCGGGCCAGGAGATTTCCACCCGGCCGTTTCAGCTCGTCACCGGACGCACCTGGAAAGGCACGGCATTCGGCGGCGTCAAGGGGCGCAGCCAGCTACCTGATATGGTCGAGGACGCAATGCGCGGCGACATCGAGCTGGCGCCTTTCGTTACGCACACCATGGGCATCGAGGAGATCAACCACGCCTTCGATTTGATGCATGAAGGCAAGTCCATACGAACCGTGGTCCATTACTGA
- a CDS encoding VOC family protein: MAKNTICLWFDKDAEAAARFYCEIFPDSRVSAVHRAPSDYPSGKEGDVLTVDFTVAGIPCLGLNGGPAFKHSEAFSFQIATDDQQETDRYWNAIVGNGGQESACGWCKDRWGISWQITPRVLTDAMAAGGAEAKRAFEAMMTMKKIDVAAIEAARRG; this comes from the coding sequence ATGGCGAAGAATACGATCTGCCTCTGGTTCGACAAGGACGCCGAGGCTGCCGCTCGCTTCTACTGCGAAATCTTTCCCGACAGCCGGGTGAGTGCCGTGCACCGGGCACCCAGCGACTACCCCTCGGGCAAGGAGGGCGACGTGTTGACGGTCGACTTCACCGTTGCGGGCATTCCCTGCCTCGGCCTGAACGGGGGACCCGCGTTCAAGCACAGCGAAGCCTTCTCGTTCCAGATCGCCACCGACGATCAGCAGGAGACCGACCGCTACTGGAATGCCATCGTCGGCAACGGCGGCCAGGAGAGCGCCTGCGGCTGGTGCAAGGACAGGTGGGGGATTTCCTGGCAAATCACGCCGCGCGTCCTGACGGACGCGATGGCAGCTGGCGGCGCCGAAGCAAAGCGCGCCTTCGAGGCGATGATGACCATGAAGAAAATCGACGTCGCCGCGATCGAGGCGGCGCGGCGCGGGTAA